In Tenacibaculum pacificus, a single window of DNA contains:
- the hemA gene encoding glutamyl-tRNA reductase: MTADKHNQNLYNIGVSYKKADATIRGKFSISKENQVALLEEAKLNGVEGIFVLSTCNRTEITGFADHPFQLISMLCKYSNGTIQEFAEVSNVYKNNEAIRHLFRMGTGLDSQILGDYEIVGQLRQAFKLAKEVGTVNAYFERLLNHVMQASKRVKNETKLSSGTTSVSYAAVQYLIKNLPSYNSKNMLVFGLGKMGKHTCKNLAEYTQNKSVSLINRTEEKAVEFVKEHPSIKKAKYENLNKEIANTDVLIVSTGASEATIKKEHVLTNNELLILDLSMPANVSKEVADLPNVTLINVDELSKITDETLAIRQQEIPAAEKIIQTHKDEFKEWLNHRKFTPAIMALKESLLTIQHDEIAFHKKKIKDFDESQAEVITSRFIQKITTQFVKHLKAEETSINNSIEVMAKVFGSNLETIHAEDN; this comes from the coding sequence ATGACAGCGGATAAACATAATCAGAATTTATATAACATTGGAGTTAGCTATAAAAAAGCTGATGCAACTATTAGAGGGAAGTTTAGTATTTCTAAAGAAAACCAAGTGGCTCTTTTAGAAGAAGCTAAGTTGAATGGAGTTGAAGGTATTTTTGTATTATCAACATGTAACAGAACCGAAATTACAGGTTTTGCAGACCATCCTTTTCAATTAATAAGCATGTTATGTAAATATTCTAACGGAACAATTCAAGAGTTTGCAGAAGTATCTAACGTTTACAAGAATAACGAAGCAATTCGTCATCTCTTTAGAATGGGAACAGGTTTGGATAGCCAAATATTAGGCGATTACGAAATTGTAGGTCAATTGCGACAAGCTTTTAAATTAGCTAAAGAAGTAGGAACTGTAAATGCTTATTTCGAGCGATTACTAAATCATGTAATGCAGGCTAGTAAGCGTGTAAAAAATGAAACAAAGTTAAGTTCAGGAACAACATCTGTTTCTTATGCTGCGGTTCAATATCTTATTAAAAATTTACCTAGTTATAATTCTAAAAACATGTTGGTTTTTGGATTAGGTAAAATGGGGAAACATACTTGTAAGAACTTAGCGGAATATACTCAGAATAAATCGGTAAGCTTAATTAATAGAACCGAAGAAAAAGCTGTGGAGTTTGTAAAAGAACATCCTTCTATTAAAAAAGCAAAATACGAAAACTTAAATAAAGAAATAGCTAATACAGATGTATTAATTGTTTCTACAGGAGCTTCAGAAGCAACTATTAAAAAAGAACATGTTTTAACAAATAATGAACTTTTAATTTTAGATTTATCAATGCCAGCTAATGTATCGAAAGAAGTTGCAGATTTACCAAACGTAACTTTGATTAACGTAGATGAATTATCAAAAATTACAGATGAAACTTTAGCTATTCGTCAGCAAGAAATACCCGCTGCCGAAAAAATTATACAAACACATAAAGACGAATTTAAAGAGTGGTTAAACCATAGAAAGTTTACACCTGCAATAATGGCTTTAAAAGAATCGCTACTAACAATTCAACACGACGAAATTGCTTTTCATAAGAAGAAAATAAAAGATTTTGACGAATCTCAGGCAGAAGTAATCACATCAAGATTTATTCAAAAAATAACCACACAATTTGTAAAACACTTAAAAGCTGAAGAAACTTCTATCAATAATAGTATAGAAGTAATGGCAAAGGTGTTTGGGTCAAATTTAGAAACTATCCATGCAGAAGACAATTAA
- a CDS encoding helix-turn-helix domain-containing protein has product MSKNIAESTFREVVLEKGFFVLKFQNNTNEIEYYKRDIDNSYIQLHYCVKGNCKFHFNNNSYTFNVLDKHVIFLYNSQQNLPINLEILPKTAVVSVLISIEKFHALFSKEASYIPFLSDDNKNKKYYDDTEIGSNTLMALQQILTAKNHSSMKDLYIKGKTYELLSLHFDTGENTENEYCPFLVDDRDIQKIRHAKDIIIARMSEPPTLQELATEVGLNLKKLKEGFKQIYGDTVYSFLFDYKMEHARKLLESNKFNVNEVGLQVGYSTSSHFIAAFKKKFGTTPKQYVISLLGN; this is encoded by the coding sequence ATGTCTAAAAACATCGCAGAAAGTACATTTAGAGAAGTCGTCTTAGAAAAAGGTTTTTTTGTCTTGAAATTTCAAAATAACACCAACGAAATTGAGTACTATAAAAGAGACATTGACAACTCTTATATACAGCTACATTATTGTGTAAAAGGAAATTGCAAGTTTCATTTTAATAACAACAGTTACACTTTTAATGTACTAGACAAGCATGTTATTTTCCTATATAACTCACAACAAAACTTACCAATAAATTTAGAAATACTACCAAAAACAGCCGTAGTTTCTGTTTTAATATCTATTGAAAAATTTCATGCGTTATTTTCAAAAGAAGCGAGTTACATTCCTTTTTTAAGCGATGATAACAAAAATAAAAAATATTACGACGATACCGAAATTGGTTCAAATACCTTAATGGCTTTGCAACAAATTTTAACAGCAAAAAATCATAGTTCGATGAAAGACCTTTATATTAAAGGAAAAACATACGAATTATTAAGTCTTCATTTTGATACTGGTGAAAATACCGAAAACGAATATTGTCCCTTTTTAGTAGATGATCGTGATATTCAAAAAATTAGACACGCCAAAGATATTATTATCGCCAGAATGAGCGAACCACCAACTTTGCAAGAACTAGCAACCGAAGTAGGTTTGAATTTAAAAAAATTAAAAGAAGGTTTTAAACAAATATATGGCGACACGGTTTACAGTTTTCTTTTTGATTATAAAATGGAACACGCTCGTAAACTTTTAGAAAGTAATAAATTTAATGTAAATGAAGTTGGTTTACAGGTTGGATACAGTACTTCTAGTCATTTTATCGCAGCTTTTAAAAAGAAATTTGGCACAACTCCAAAACAATATGTAATCTCTTTATTAGGAAATTAA
- a CDS encoding RNA methyltransferase: MKQLTHYDIENKQQTFPITIVCDAIRTPENIGMCFRIAESFGVQKIFLH, from the coding sequence ATGAAACAATTAACTCATTACGACATCGAAAATAAGCAACAAACATTCCCAATAACTATTGTTTGTGATGCTATAAGAACTCCTGAAAATATTGGAATGTGTTTTCGCATTGCTGAAAGTTTTGGTGTTCAGAAAATATTTTTACACTGA
- a CDS encoding TrmH family RNA methyltransferase: protein MFRKYFYTENSPSIENRNVKRTARNTITQIEHEVYTDFNEVINRLKKEGNTIIGIEVADKSVALQNFDFSSKEKIVLLLGSERNGIENINSVDATVAIPMYGRNSSMNVIHSLSIALYETTNQLNKNYK, encoded by the coding sequence GTGTTCAGAAAATATTTTTACACTGAAAACTCGCCTAGCATCGAAAATAGAAATGTAAAACGTACAGCTAGAAATACCATTACCCAAATTGAACACGAAGTTTATACTGATTTCAATGAAGTTATTAATCGATTAAAAAAAGAAGGAAATACTATTATAGGTATTGAAGTTGCTGATAAAAGTGTCGCACTTCAGAATTTCGATTTTTCATCAAAAGAAAAAATAGTACTACTTTTAGGAAGTGAAAGAAACGGCATAGAAAACATTAATAGTGTTGATGCCACTGTTGCTATACCAATGTACGGACGCAACTCATCAATGAATGTAATTCATAGTTTAAGCATTGCTTTATACGAAACAACAAATCAATTAAATAAAAATTATAAATAG
- the hemH gene encoding ferrochelatase: MKGALLVNLGSPESTDPKDVKKYLGEFLMDERVIDVPYWFRSFLVKGIILNTRPKKSAAAYKKIWWKDGSPLIVLSERLQKKVQEKTELPVALAMRYGTMTIKKGLQELHDKGVTEVMLIPLYPQFAMATTETIVVLAEELRKEFFPDMKITDVPAFYQKPEYIKALSNSIKDYLADKDYDHILFSYHGVPERHIRKSDITKSHCKIDGSCCNTPSKAHEFCYRHQCFQTTKNVISELGLDENTVSTSFQSRLGVDPWLQPYTDRTIVSKAEKDGIKKLAIVTPAFVSDCLETLEEIAMEGKEEFLEAGGEEFYTVPCINDNEEWVAVLAGWINN; the protein is encoded by the coding sequence ATGAAAGGAGCTTTATTAGTAAACTTAGGATCACCTGAAAGTACAGATCCAAAGGATGTTAAAAAATATTTAGGTGAATTTTTAATGGACGAACGTGTAATTGATGTTCCTTATTGGTTTCGTTCATTTTTAGTCAAAGGAATTATTTTAAACACACGTCCTAAAAAATCGGCGGCAGCTTACAAAAAGATCTGGTGGAAAGACGGTTCTCCTTTAATTGTATTATCAGAAAGATTACAAAAAAAGGTTCAAGAAAAAACTGAATTACCTGTTGCTTTAGCTATGCGATACGGTACAATGACCATCAAAAAAGGATTACAAGAATTACATGATAAAGGTGTTACCGAAGTTATGTTAATTCCTTTATATCCTCAATTTGCAATGGCTACTACTGAAACTATCGTTGTTTTAGCCGAAGAATTAAGAAAAGAGTTTTTTCCTGATATGAAAATTACCGATGTTCCTGCTTTTTATCAAAAACCAGAATACATCAAAGCTTTATCAAATAGTATTAAAGATTATTTAGCGGATAAAGATTATGACCATATATTATTCTCTTATCACGGAGTTCCTGAGCGTCATATTCGTAAATCTGACATTACAAAAAGCCATTGTAAAATAGATGGAAGTTGTTGTAATACGCCATCAAAAGCACATGAATTTTGTTATCGTCATCAATGTTTTCAAACAACAAAAAATGTAATATCAGAATTAGGTTTAGATGAAAATACGGTTTCAACCTCTTTTCAATCTCGTTTAGGAGTTGATCCTTGGCTACAACCTTACACAGACAGAACTATTGTTAGTAAAGCTGAAAAAGATGGTATTAAAAAACTTGCTATTGTAACACCTGCTTTTGTTTCTGATTGTTTAGAAACTTTAGAAGAAATTGCAATGGAAGGTAAAGAAGAATTTTTAGAAGCTGGTGGTGAAGAATTCTATACAGTACCTTGCATTAACGATAATGAAGAATGGGTTGCTGTTTTAGCAGGATGGATTAACAACTGA
- a CDS encoding Lipl32 family lipoprotein: protein MKNLKKIAAVVAIAAVSVGSISAQKKVGTFGGLTQKDLGFKKIRVPYTDVVSYKGFVKPGNEDEVKDGKKFYYLYVWVPAVAPELGVRMVSPIGKNKPKNAIVSSDFEANKKSKDYFDTYITLERSDIFTKGSVTEGKVKNANWHTLAKNDDSSEMPKLPSGSKYNSLLRYKSETGNPLKAITTGLYRIGFTTYKKGEVKGTFLAQIAAPVKLPGVLVAKSIAELKKQM, encoded by the coding sequence ATGAAAAATTTAAAAAAAATTGCTGCAGTAGTTGCTATTGCTGCTGTATCTGTAGGAAGTATTAGTGCTCAAAAGAAAGTTGGAACTTTTGGAGGTTTAACTCAAAAAGATCTTGGTTTCAAAAAAATTAGAGTACCTTATACTGATGTAGTTTCTTACAAAGGTTTTGTAAAGCCAGGTAACGAAGACGAAGTTAAAGACGGAAAGAAATTCTATTATTTATATGTTTGGGTTCCTGCTGTTGCTCCTGAATTAGGTGTAAGAATGGTTTCTCCTATAGGAAAAAACAAACCTAAAAATGCAATTGTATCTTCTGATTTTGAAGCAAACAAAAAATCTAAAGATTATTTTGACACTTACATTACTTTAGAACGTTCAGATATTTTTACTAAAGGATCTGTTACTGAAGGTAAAGTTAAAAATGCAAACTGGCATACCCTTGCTAAAAATGATGATAGTAGTGAAATGCCTAAATTACCTAGTGGATCTAAGTATAACTCATTATTAAGATATAAAAGTGAAACTGGAAATCCTTTAAAAGCTATTACTACTGGTTTATACAGAATAGGTTTTACAACTTATAAAAAAGGAGAAGTAAAAGGTACATTTTTAGCTCAAATTGCAGCGCCTGTAAAATTACCAGGAGTTCTTGTTGCTAAGTCTATTGCTGAATTAAAAAAGCAAATGTAA
- a CDS encoding CopD family protein yields MDFLYIKALHIIFIVTWFAGLFYIGRLFIYHVEAEKKDEPAKSILQTQYKLMSKRLWYIITWPSLFLASFFAFWMLWINPIYLEMPWMHIKLSFVLALYFYHGFCHKIYKELQRDEINYTPTKLRIFNEAPTVILFAVVFLVVLKDSLNWIWGVVGIILFGVLLMIGIRFYKKLRAKKSWDKQEKDLTKEDKKLDNKFYFRNYKTPIIL; encoded by the coding sequence ATGGATTTTTTATACATTAAAGCTTTACATATTATTTTTATTGTCACTTGGTTTGCTGGCTTATTTTATATTGGTCGTTTATTTATTTATCACGTAGAGGCAGAAAAAAAAGACGAACCTGCCAAATCAATTTTACAAACACAATATAAGTTAATGTCAAAACGTTTATGGTATATAATTACCTGGCCGTCATTATTTTTAGCTAGTTTTTTTGCCTTTTGGATGCTTTGGATAAATCCTATCTATTTAGAAATGCCTTGGATGCATATTAAATTATCATTTGTTTTAGCCTTGTATTTTTATCACGGATTTTGTCATAAAATATATAAAGAATTACAACGTGATGAAATTAATTACACACCAACAAAGTTGAGGATTTTTAATGAAGCTCCAACAGTTATTTTATTTGCAGTTGTTTTTTTAGTTGTTTTAAAAGACAGTCTTAATTGGATTTGGGGAGTTGTAGGTATTATACTTTTTGGAGTATTACTTATGATTGGTATTCGTTTCTACAAAAAATTAAGAGCCAAAAAATCTTGGGATAAACAAGAAAAAGACTTAACGAAAGAAGATAAAAAATTAGATAATAAATTCTACTTTCGCAACTATAAAACCCCGATTATATTATGA
- a CDS encoding lipocalin family protein, with protein sequence MKKLFLLIITAILVISRESKSDELPNNPEEPENTKDLIIGTWKLIQKNGEKITDSCEKKDTYIFNEDTSYTFDDYNTIDGSCSKNESKSFKGIWLNNNNKTYNIRIHGYTGNGADYNITFTQSNQYLTFENNGLTYERQ encoded by the coding sequence ATGAAAAAATTATTCTTATTAATTATTACAGCTATTTTAGTAATTTCACGCGAATCTAAAAGCGATGAATTACCAAATAATCCTGAAGAACCAGAAAATACTAAAGATTTAATTATAGGTACTTGGAAACTTATTCAAAAAAATGGAGAAAAAATAACTGATAGTTGTGAAAAGAAAGATACGTATATCTTTAACGAAGATACCTCTTATACTTTTGATGATTACAATACAATAGATGGTTCTTGTAGTAAAAACGAATCAAAATCATTCAAAGGTATTTGGCTTAACAACAATAATAAAACATACAATATCAGAATACATGGATATACTGGTAATGGTGCAGACTATAATATAACCTTTACTCAAAGTAACCAATACT